One genomic region from Neoarius graeffei isolate fNeoGra1 chromosome 4, fNeoGra1.pri, whole genome shotgun sequence encodes:
- the ngfb gene encoding nerve growth factor, giving the protein MRWSMLALLLLFCSHNLALRAADICPQDSNYEHTADPMPTVDPKLFNKRRYRSPRVLFSEQPPDSEPAEHQGSKDRTKRRAGQPQNRGVYSVCESVSFWVGNKTKATDISDNEVTVLPDVSINNVKKKQYFFETVCSEARTGGSGCLGIDVRHWNSYCTNSHTFVRALTSFKNLVAWRLIRINVACVCVLSRKSWRQ; this is encoded by the coding sequence ATGCGGTGGTCCATGTTAGCTCTGCTGCTCCTGTTCTGCAGCCACAATTTGGCACTGCGAGCAGCTGATATTTGCCCGCAGGACAGCAACTATGAGCACACAGCTGATCCCATGCCCACAGTGGACCCCAAACTCTTCAACAAGAGGCGCTACCGGTCACCTCGCGTGCTTTTCAGTGAACAGCCCCCTGATTCAGAGCCTGCAGAACACCAGGGATCAAAGGACAGGACAAAGAGGCGGGCAGGACAGCCACAAAATCGTGGCGTGTACTCAGTGTGTGAGAGCGTCAGCTTCTGGGTGGGTAATAAGACAAAAGCAACAGACATATCAGACAACGAGGTAACTGTGCTGCCTGATGTCAGCATCAATAATGTCAAGAAAAAGCAGTATTTCTTTGAAACAGTGTGCAGTGAGGCCAGAACCGGGGGCTCTGGGTGTCTGGGGATTGATGTACGCCACTGGAACTCATACTGCACCAACTCCCACACATTTGTGAGAGCACTGACTTCTTTTAAGAACCTGGTGGCTTGGAGACTTATTAGAATTAACGTAGCCTGTGTGTGCGTGCTCAGCCGCAAGTCGTGGAGACAATGA